taaaagcttatctagaatgtatgaagtccatgctaaaagcttacctaggatgtggaagatatatgctaattcaagattattgagaactgaaacgaaaggaccatttggcctttcctctctgtataagaGGGATTCAagaatcttgttcggggctcaggattgaaacagaaagctcccgagtctggccggccatcaataaaccatttttccttctcaaaatcattcctgagtcctggcctttcaatacgcaaattctacaacagtatcaATACGGAACACCTCATGACTGACCTGTACTTTCCTATCCCAGAATCTTGATCTTTGATAATGATTAGCACCCTGGTTTTGAGGCAGGCTCatttagggaatgggaagatgaCTGGCAGAAAAACATAACCATGAAATACATGGCCATGAAATTCCACCTGGAAATACTCTGAAAGAAAGATCCCCACTAGAAAGCTGTTAGAAGAACCCCATGAGAATCCCCCATCTGGAAGGAGATTTCATCTGGGGTCATGGAAGAGCCCTGGGTATTCTCAAGGTCCTTATTAGTGGGCACACcttgggggattgatgggtgtggtaatcaatcaaaacatcaaaaactGGGACCTCTCTCTCAAATATTAACAAGGgcaggaataattaatggtttaaaaaacaaGCACAGAGACTAAATTGTCCCTTTTGTCCTTCTCTGCTGGACCAGACTGCAAGTAAGTAtacctgttattttctcccatttctattctcttctctcatttccttaaaaaactactggcctaactaagccggcatgttcttaaactcttttatgcaacatagccaagaacctagaagagggaagtggaattggcccagtggttagggcgtctgtctaccacatgggaggcctgcggttcaagccccaggcctccttgacccgcgtagagctggcccatgcgcagtgctgattcgcgcaaggagtcccgtgccacacaggggtgtcccccgcgtaggggagccccacacgcaaggagtgcacccatgaggagagccgcccagcgcgaaggagggagcagcctgcccaggaatggcgccacccacacttcctgtgccgctaacgacaacagaagcggacaaagaaacaagacgcagcaaaaagacacagaaaacagacaacccagggaggggaggggaattaaataaataaaaaataaatctttaaaaaaaaaaaaaaaaaaagaacctagaaGAAATCCAGCAACAGTTCATTCAACGTTACTGATGAAGGAACCTGTGTTGAACTCTGtcccaattattcattagtaTCTCGATGGTATAAattattagaatttctgcagtttGGAGAGGCTGATTTGAGACTGTACATCACTGGTCTCCCACCAGCAAATTagtcctcttttccttcccagcCTAGCTCAGTGTGCCTGTCTAATCCGCTGCGCTGAACGAAGGAACCCAGCCGAGGACCACCCCAGCCTCTCTtcaaaccatcaatgaagaggaccaaCTTTTACCAgatagagattaaaaaaaaaaattattctcagtatgctcaaggagataaaggaaattattgagaaagaactgaaggatatgaagaaaacaataaatgaaaaatgggaATCTCTTTATCAATAGAAACCATAGAGTTGAAGacaacaataactgaaatgaaaaattccatagatggtttcaatagcagattcgAGGTGGCAGAAGAATGAGTGATCTCATTGGgcagaagagcagaaagaaaaaataataaaaaagaacaaacagacaCTAAGAGAATAGTAGGACACAATCAAGCCACCAATATATGCTTTACGGGAGtgctagaaggagaagagagaaaggagcggAAGGaatatatggttttttttttaacagttaagtgatgtttttattttgaacaaGCTGCAATTTAAATGGCTGCAAACAAGTTATAGTGAAAAGTCCATTTCTACCTATCCCTTGTAGTTCATTCCCTTCCTCTCATAATAGTAATTTAGATTGTGTATTCTTTGAATTTCTTTATGCAATTACAGAGATATTCATATTTCCCTTTTACTCAATTAAAAATAGATATgcatatttttcctcttttttcacaCAAAGTTAGCATAGTATACCATCTTGAAGCTTTGTTTTCACTTAATGTATTTTGGGAGCTTTCCATAACAACACATGGAGAATCTTCCCCTTTTTATAGCTGCATATTACTTCACGGTATGGAAGGTTTGGTTTAACTGGTCCCCTAATGATAGTtgggttatttcctttttttttttttttatgttgttgttaaTGCACACCTTATTTGTATATATCATTTCAGAAGTGTATAAATATCTAAAGGAAAAATTCCTGAATGTGGTCTGCTAGATCAAAGGATATTTCCATTTGTAATTTTGATAGCCAAATCCCCTCCATTTAGGGGTTACAGCGACAGAGCACTCCCCTTAGCGTTCTATGTGAGTGGCTGTTTCCTCAAAGCCTCACTCAAGGGTAGGTTCTCCAACATTTGAATTTTTAACCTTCTgatttaaaatgctgttttattGTTGTTAACATGCATTTCCGTTATGTGTAAAGATCATTTGTACTTCTGTTAACCGTTTTTTAAACAACCATTCAGTATTTGATGATGGGTTAATGGCTAAAGGGCATCCAAGGTTCATTATAACTCTAAAATCCAACAACTATCTGATCATCATTGGACTAGGCAGTTGGGGCCAAAAGTAAGAAAGCAAAGTACTGAGGTCGGGGAGACGCCATTTGctatgactaaaaaaaaaaaaattaatatccaaatatttaCTAGACTATAAACACTCAAAAGCGGGAATTACATTTTATTCATCTTGGTATCCCAGCACAGCCAGGGCCTGGAATTTTGCAAGCATTTAGTCATTAATGACCGCTAAGGATTAGTTAGTTGTTCTTGGGAATTCTTTCCAGAAGTACACTACTGGTCTTATGATCCAGAAAATCTGGATAGCTTGCCAATGAGTTAGGGACACTTCTTATATGTTATTGGAATCTTTGTGGGTACAGTCACCCTAAATCTTCatgaaaaatctgaaatgaaCACTTGGCTATAGATGGTCAAGGTCTGGGTCTACCTTGTTTGCCACTGGTCCTGTATGtattaggtactcaataaatttgGTAAGTTTGCTTAAATGAAGAAACCACGATACTACAAAAGGAAGGGTGTTGATCCCCAGCAAACCTAAAAAGCAAATTGGCAAGACTTTGCCTGTGTCCTTCCTAACTATTTTAGGGGGAAATGTCTTCCAATTCTAATCCACCTGGTTCTGTAGTAAAAATATCCCAGAACTATAAAGGGGGCAATATATCTGGCTATCATaagggcatttatttatttttgtcctaATTCTATTCAATAGACAATATTTGATTGTTTCACTGCCTCTTTTTAGAATGGCTCCCTATTTCCTGATTCTGTTTGCTGCATTCTATCACTTAAAGACAATTCAAATGCATAACTTAATTACAGTATGGGGAAATTTTAAAGTTCAGATCATCTATAGATGAGGCACACTGCAAGCACTTTGCTGATGCTGGGCTTTCTATAGCTTAAGGCAGTTATTCTCAATTAAGAGTGTGAGAGGGTGAATATAAGTATcacttaaactttttttcttttaaacacacaggttctacccccaccccacctccttgCAAAGATTATCAGCCTCCAGCAGAAAAGCTTCCCAAGTGATTCTAATAccttcccacctcccaccttCATGATCACCTCTTTTTAAGTATAAAAAGCACCTCCCAGTATTTCCCTTTTCCCCACTCCTTTGGTTTCAACTGGAAGCAGCTAGTCATTTCCCTGATTCAACTACTCTGGTACTTTACTTCTTTAAGAATCATTTCTATGTTCTGTTATAGCCTATGccataggaatttttttttaattaatttatttctctcccctcctcccgccccagttgtctgttctctgtgtctatttgctgcgtcttctttgtccgcggcacgggaatctgtttcttttttttgttgcgtcatcttgttgtgtcagctgtgtgggcagcaccattcctgggcaggctgcactttctttcgcgctgggtggctctccttacggggcgtactccttgtgcatggggctcccttacacgggggacacccctgcgtggcacggcactccttgtgtgcatcagcactgcacgtgcgccagctccacacgggtcaaggaggccagggtttgagcctaggacctcccatgtggtagacggactaggtaaccactgggccaagtccgcttccctgacatAGAAACTTCTCTCACAGTGTCCCTAACCTCTGAACTCAGAATAgaaactgttgtagaatttgagagaggttcaattatttgcgtatagaaaggccaggactcaggaatgattttgagaaggaaaaatgatttattgatggccggccagactgggagctttctgtttcaaacccaagccccaaacaagacttttgagttccttttatacagagaggaaaggccaaatggtccttttgtttcagttctcaataggcttgaattagcatatatcttccacatcctaggtaagcttttagcatggacttcatacattctagataagcttttagcccatttggtttgcattttcactaaatatttaaagtttatagagtttgcattgataaactgtttcctgggattggatcattgccatggttaccaagggcagggctgcagcctctcaccatcccacacccacaagtcaggacagacagcttaggttaaggttatctccgaagagacaaagagcctcccacccatagcccacatcaaaaccaCACATTTGCACCACACTTAGAATATAGaactcaatacattttttttaaaaaaaagcaaaacacctATATATTCATTACTAGTCTTCCCTACCTCcttgtatttaaaaatttcaaagctCCTTTCCTCaggagtttttgtttttgcttgcttttttgttttttggagtttttttttgaTGCACCGGGGtcggggattgaatctgggacctccctaAGTGGGAAGCCAGGGTgtaaccactaagccacatcagctcttctgagttgtttgttgttgtttgcttgtcttttgtttttaggaggcaacagaactgaaccccaggcctcccatgtggaaagcaggtgctcaatcgcttgagccacatccattccccagtaCTTTTTAGATTTGTATTTCtcatattattaaattttatcaaCAACCATTAAATTGTTACACCCCTCTTATTTTATTGACACCTAAAATCACCTAACATCATCCTAGTCCAATCCCAGCTTTTCAGTGAAGGAAACCAAGTCATCAAAGGTTGAGTAATGGTCAGGTAAGGTCAGAGGAGCAGAACGCTGACTAGAATCCCGGTCTCACAAGAACTGATCCAGTATAGGTTTCTGCTCTACCACATTTCCATCCATCACGATTAATACACCTATTTAACTCAGTGACGAGCACCTGTCCTGTGCCAAGTCTTCTACTAGAAGCTTTCACACACTATCTCGTTTAACTGAGGACTAtcatataagacttttttttaagttaaaataggTTTTCAACTCAAGGCAAAAACTAAAAACTCACTGCAATAAATTTCAGGAGAAGAGATGTTTTTCCTAAAAGGATTTCAAATGAGAAGAGTCTGGATCAGTGAAATCACCACAAaggctctctcctctcctcctgtcCTCGTGATGCCCCtaccctttccttcctccccatAACTCAGTTTGGACTTGCTAGGGTGTTGAACATTAATTCATTACTTTGTCTGACCCCATTAAGTTCCTGGATTTCTGCTACcagttctcttctttccttctgaaaGGTGCTTTCCTGGACCAGAATCTCAGCGCGGTTTCTCTGTGCGCCCTAAATACCTCACCTGAGCACCTCCCTTTCCCTTCTACGCTGCGGCAAAGAGGAAGCAGACACCGTGCAGTGGAGAGGACTTGTCAATTGTTTCCTGCATTTCAATGAACGTGAGAACCTCTCTCGTTCAGAGACTACCGAGAACGGCATCTGTGCCTGGAAAGAGTAGAGGCTCCCACGCTAGGAATTCTCAGTTGCATTCCGAGAACACTCGGATTTAGCAGCGGCCTTTGCGCAAGCTGCCCTGGGGTCAGAGGTCTTCCCCGGCTCGCTGCAAGTCCCCTCGGTTTTAAGCGGCGTCGGCTTGGGGACCGTGCGTTTCACCAGCTTCTCGGCGTCCTTCTCTGCCCTTGGCTTCGCGCCTGGCCGCTTCTCTCGTGTCCTCGGCTCGCTCCGCTCTGCCGCCGCCGCCCTGGTCCCGGGACGGCCCTGGCGCTCGGTCTGGGGCCTCGCCCTCTTCGCCCTGGCGTCCGCCCTCGCGCTCCGCCTCCACAGCTGCCGGGCCTTCCTGGCCGCCTCGCGACGCGGGCGCCGCCTCCGTGGGCCCCGCGGCCGGGCTGGAGGCTTCCTCCAAGCGCGGGAGCCCTCGCCAAGCTCGGGCCGCTTCTTGGGCTTCGGAGTCTTCCAGACCCGGAAGCAGGCGGCGTCGCTGCCGCTGACGCGGAGGAGCGTGCTCTTCCCCTGGGGCGGGGCCGCTTCGCCCGAGGGCGAGGGCGGCGAGTTCTTCCGGCGCACTTGGTAGCCCGCGTTGCCCAGCGCCTTCTCGAGCGCGGCCAGGCTCAGCCCTCGGTGGGAGGCGATGGCCCCGAGCAGCAGCTGCGACACTCTGAGCATGGAGCGCGGGCCCCGCCTCTGCGGCGGCCTGAGCGCCTTCCCCGCGGGCTGCGGGCGTTTAACTTCGGCGCTCTGGGACTCGCCAGGGGCTTGGGCCGCCTCAGCCATGGCGCCGCTCCCGCTCGCGCTCCCGGGCCGCTGACACTGGCTTTGGCCCTCACCCGCCAAGGTGTCACCTACTGCTGGGGCTGGATGGGCCACGTCACAAGAGAGATTTTGAGGGCGGTCAGATCCCACCCAGGTAGAGACCGTTTTCGCTTAATAGGCAATCATACACGACTGCTTCCCCAGTCTAAACCAATCCGGATCTTGAACTCCTCCTCACGCTTTATAATCACAGGCCCTTCTCATCTCCAGGGCTGTTCCGCGTAATTCTCATGGATTTTGATCCCGACAGTTTTCTGAAATCTGCTTTTTTCCCGTGACCCTGCACAGCATCTTTTCCCCGTTTACCAAAGGTGAGAGGAGCTGCTCCCAGCTAtcgcaaaacaaacaataagtacCTGAAGAAGGTAATTGTCGTCTATAAAACATCCCTGCCCAGAAACTCCTAACTTCAGGTCCCACCTGTTAGTATTGTCTCGTGCTCTTCTTTTGTGGAGCATGAAACAAAACGGGAAACACTGTGGTCCCTCTACGCTAAACAATGACTCCCACACGTGGAAAGTTTGGGTGAATCATTCAGTTGTCTTGGGACTATTCAGATTTCAAATAATCTAAGAATACTGGACTAATACTATTCTTCGAATGTACCTTATTTTCCTGCTTCCACCGTTGTTATTCTCTTTTCTTGGactgcccatcctctttttcccCTCAGATAAATTATGCTCATATTTCAAAGTCCTGAtaaattctcttttttccttgaagCCTCCCCAATCTTCCAAGTCAAATGATTTTCTTTCTCAACCACCACAGTTACTTTTGCAATCcaatattgttttctttattttgaattagTTTGGTATCAGAAGGTATAAGGtggcaaaattaattttttaaaagaaaaaaacctggcCGCGGAGCTGAAAGACAAGGATACATATCCTTGCTCTTAACAGTTATATGGCAATGATAAATACTTTACTATATTTGGACCTGACTTCTTTATCtaaaaaattaagctaaagatCCCTTCCTACCAACGTCATAGAATTATTGCAAATCTTCAGCAGAGATGATGGCTCTTTGTAGATAAGCAAGGACTATCCAAATATAAGTGGTAAAAGTATTTACCATGAATGTTTGTGCCTTGTCTTTCCAACCAAATAAACACATCTCTAAGAGCCAGATAATCTTTGAACTTCTCCTTTGTCCCCAGCAGCCCAACGCTATCCTTCATTATCCAGAGTAGCATGTGATTCTCCTTAAAATCTTCCCTAGGAAGGAGGCTTTCTCTGGATTCTGAAGGAAACTCACAGAAGACAGTAGAAAGAAGCAGGGTGAACACCAAAGGAGTGGAAATGAAGGGAAACCAGTAAGGACTACCTTCTCAGGATACTCTAACTTGCTTGGATCTGGTTTAGTTGGGATTAATACAAAGAACTCTTCATATTACAGAACTTTTTCAGAGGACAATCACATATACACAGCAGTCATAAGCTGGActgtgacacaatttcttccaggGATGAAAATTTCAGGAAATAGCTTAGACCAGAGGTTCTTAAACTTGAATGTGCACATGAGTTACTTGAGGACCTTTATAAAGTATAGTTTATGACACATTACGTCTGGGATGATACTAGAAGTTTCACCTTTCTAACAAGCTCACAGGTAGATCCACCTAGTAAATACACAAGTGTAAAAGGGAAGGGGTGGGCTGGTAATGAGTAGGAGACCACTAGGAGATGAGACTGTGAAGGTAGATTAAGGCCAAGTTGTAAGGGCAAAATACCATAATAATGACATAACAATATGTGATCACACAGAAGTATGCTGTACAGTTGGGATGCAAACCTAAGCCCGAGTTCTTTAGTGTGCTAGGTTTCCTTTTCCACAAGCTTGAACCTCTCTCCCTTGTATATGTTCTCTACAGAGCAGGGAGCAGTTTATCTTCATAATCTCAGTTCAAATTCAAGAGTATCTATAGCCCTTACTGTACCTTCTCCCAATCCTTACGTCAGGGCAGAGTACTGTGACCCTGAgtgttttagtttaccaaagggctgatacaaatatcagaaatgggttggtttttataaagggataaaagcttacaatgTCAAGGCTGTAAAAAATCTAACTCAAGGTACTAGTAGAGGTACTTGCTCACCAAAGACAGCTACGGTTGATTTTGttcagtcacatggcaaagcaagatggctgctgatctctgctgagtTCTCAGCCTTCCCCACCAGGCTCACCACCTCCTCTTGAACTGCTGCATTGGtgcagcctcttgggggcttcttgCTTAAGCGGTCCTCTAGTCCtatctcacatggcaggatcaaatatggcagcttcctttttcctgtatctgtctctgtgtctctccggaaggaatattaaaaaaaaaaaaaggtagaaaaattcCCTAATTTAATGAAAGCAAGGAATGTACATGTGTGAGAATACTGATGAtcctcaaacaggataaactcaaagagaaccaagCTCAGACACATAGcaatcaaactgtccaatgcaaaaaaaagcaaggaaagagttgtgaaagctgcaagaaaaaaagcaatgagtaatgtacaagggaatcccaataaaattaagtactgatttctaatcagaaaccacagagacaAGATAGTagtggtatgaaatattttaaaaaaacaattgctgaccaagaattttgtatccaggaagacattctttcaaaaatgagggagagattaagacattccaaaataaacaaaagctgagggaattcattaccactagactTGTTCTATAAACAGTGCTAAAGGACGTTCTATAGATTGAAAGGACAGGATACTGGATAGTAGATCAAAGCAGCAAAAGGAAATAAAGTCCTCTAGTAAAGAGAACCATGTGGGTAATTATAAAATGCCACCATGATAGTATTCTATTTTTTGGTGTATAAATCCACTTCTTGCATAAAAAGTTTGATAAATCTTTG
Above is a genomic segment from Dasypus novemcinctus isolate mDasNov1 chromosome 9, mDasNov1.1.hap2, whole genome shotgun sequence containing:
- the LOC101427069 gene encoding testis-specific H1 histone-like, coding for MAEAAQAPGESQSAEVKRPQPAGKALRPPQRRGPRSMLRVSQLLLGAIASHRGLSLAALEKALGNAGYQVRRKNSPPSPSGEAAPPQGKSTLLRVSGSDAACFRVWKTPKPKKRPELGEGSRAWRKPPARPRGPRRRRPRREAARKARQLWRRSARADARAKRARPQTERQGRPGTRAAAAERSEPRTREKRPGAKPRAEKDAEKLVKRTVPKPTPLKTEGTCSEPGKTSDPRAACAKAAAKSECSRNATENS